The following coding sequences lie in one Dehalococcoidia bacterium genomic window:
- a CDS encoding bifunctional 3,4-dihydroxy-2-butanone-4-phosphate synthase/GTP cyclohydrolase II translates to MAAATKVRQTGLATIEEAIDEYRAGRFVIIVDDEDRENEGDLTMAAEFVTPDAIAFMAQHGRGLICSPMTAERIDELKIPMLPGENTSQHGTPFTMSVEARYGVSTGISAHDRAHTVRVLIDPRSRPSDLVYPGHMFPLRAREGGVLVRAGHTEATVDLARLAGLYPAAVLCEITKGLDMARLPDIRRFARRHGLKVITIKDLISYRLAKEQLVTCVTQAQLPTEFGDFRIYGYKSIVDDNEHIALAMGDLTAPEPLLVRVHDQCATGDVFGSLRCDCGEQLRLALQRIGVEGRGLVLYMRQEGRGIGLHNKLRAYALQDQGMDTVEANLALGFPADRRDYGIGMQILRDLGVRRMRLMTNSPAKRAGLEAYGLEIVERVPLLVPPNPHNERYYETKRTYFGHDLPPSNGYSPNGSTPAAGKPKAKPRGKTTEPD, encoded by the coding sequence GTGGCGGCAGCAACAAAGGTCAGGCAAACCGGATTGGCGACGATCGAAGAGGCGATCGACGAGTATCGCGCCGGCCGCTTCGTGATCATCGTGGACGACGAGGACCGCGAGAACGAGGGCGACCTCACGATGGCGGCCGAATTCGTCACGCCGGATGCGATCGCCTTCATGGCGCAGCACGGCCGCGGCCTGATCTGCTCGCCGATGACCGCCGAGCGCATCGACGAGCTGAAGATCCCGATGCTGCCCGGCGAAAACACCTCGCAGCACGGCACGCCCTTCACCATGTCGGTCGAGGCGCGCTACGGCGTCAGCACCGGCATCTCGGCGCACGACCGCGCCCACACCGTGCGCGTGCTGATCGATCCGCGCAGCCGGCCCTCCGATCTGGTTTATCCGGGGCACATGTTTCCCCTGCGGGCGCGCGAGGGCGGCGTGCTCGTCCGCGCCGGCCACACCGAGGCGACGGTCGATCTGGCGCGCCTCGCCGGGCTCTATCCGGCGGCGGTGCTCTGCGAGATCACCAAGGGCCTCGACATGGCACGGCTGCCGGACATCCGCCGCTTCGCCCGGCGCCACGGTCTGAAGGTGATCACGATTAAAGACCTGATCAGCTACCGCCTCGCCAAGGAACAGCTCGTCACCTGCGTCACCCAGGCGCAGCTTCCGACCGAGTTCGGTGACTTTCGCATCTACGGCTACAAGAGCATCGTCGATGACAACGAGCACATTGCCCTGGCGATGGGCGACCTGACTGCGCCAGAGCCGCTGCTGGTGCGCGTGCACGACCAGTGCGCAACCGGCGACGTGTTCGGCAGCCTGCGCTGCGACTGCGGCGAGCAGTTGCGCCTGGCGCTGCAACGGATCGGCGTGGAAGGGCGCGGCCTGGTGCTCTACATGCGGCAGGAGGGGCGCGGCATCGGCCTGCACAACAAGCTGCGCGCCTACGCCCTGCAGGACCAGGGCATGGACACGGTCGAGGCGAACCTGGCGCTCGGCTTCCCGGCCGACCGGCGCGACTACGGCATCGGCATGCAGATTCTCCGCGACCTCGGCGTGCGGCGCATGCGGCTGATGACGAACTCGCCCGCCAAGCGCGCCGGGCTGGAGGCGTACGGGCTGGAGATCGTCGAGCGTGTGCCGCTGCTCGTGCCGCCGAACCCGCATAACGAACGCTACTACGAGACCAAGCGTACATACTTCGGCCACGACCTGCCGCCGAGCAACGGATACTCGCCCAATGGCAGCACGCCGGCAGCCGGCAAGCCGAAGGCAAAACCGCGCGGCAAAACGACCGAACCGGATTAG
- a CDS encoding riboflavin synthase: MFTGIIEELGTIEAIREDGLSVRADKVLADAHVGDSICINGVCLTVTAMHDGVFSVDTVPETQRRTNLGELAPGDPVNLERALRPNDRMGGHFVQGHVEGTSTVEAVTPDGPALMIRFAAPPELMRYIVAKGFIAIDGASLTVVDRDQAGFSVTIIPLTQQWTTLGRRRPGDRVNLETDILAKYVEQIVAGRAGSAA; encoded by the coding sequence ATGTTTACGGGCATTATCGAAGAGCTGGGTACGATTGAGGCGATCCGCGAAGACGGGCTGAGCGTGCGGGCTGACAAGGTGCTCGCCGACGCACACGTCGGCGACAGCATCTGCATCAACGGCGTCTGCCTCACCGTGACCGCAATGCACGACGGCGTCTTCAGCGTGGACACCGTGCCGGAGACGCAACGCCGCACGAACCTGGGTGAGCTTGCGCCGGGCGACCCGGTGAATCTTGAACGGGCGCTGCGGCCCAACGACCGCATGGGCGGCCACTTCGTGCAGGGCCACGTCGAGGGCACCAGTACGGTGGAAGCGGTGACGCCGGATGGCCCGGCGCTGATGATTCGCTTCGCAGCGCCGCCCGAGCTGATGCGCTACATCGTGGCGAAGGGCTTTATTGCCATCGACGGCGCCAGCCTCACCGTGGTAGATCGGGATCAGGCGGGGTTCAGCGTAACAATCATCCCGCTCACGCAACAATGGACGACGCTCGGCCGCAGGCGGCCCGGCGATCGCGTAAACTTGGAGACGGATATTTTAGCGAAGTATGTCGAACAGATCGTCGCGGGCCGTGCAGGCAGCGCGGCATAG